The following are from one region of the Thermomicrobiales bacterium genome:
- a CDS encoding AAA family ATPase has translation MTASQFDPKMLLDPGMYPWPVDEARLIETHISWVYLAGERVVKLKRPVELGFVDFRDPAKRKQACEDEVRLNRRLTTDVYLGVVPVTEAGVDAPGEPIEWAVVMRRLDAERMLDALLREGKAPDDLADRLADRLIPFHASLSSSRGVPCPEGQGYKKPRLSEPEPNASSDHPACPQDSQTYLAVLTDNLDQVASVASDILGAAQLGLVERSMRGFMTEQRELLHARFDTWLCEGHGDLRCEHICLEPDAMQIYDCVEFEIAIRCADVASDLAFLVMDLRRLSAGEVGDDLLARYQEAGVELPGPVVDLYAAHRALVRAKVAALERSGRDADTDRARAFEAASYLDIATSFACPIQPMLVLVSGLSGSGKSTVAAAIARATNGIVLSSDEARKELAGLQLTDSATSEWHQGIYTREWTARTYDRLLERAVETIERGRTAVVDATFLDNAQRERFAEAVSVRGTGVRGALAAARRSLGFARDDDAGLAAARRSLDVARDDEGGLAAARGSLDVARDDEGGRDDGRGGCPVVVVVWTELDDATARTRIERRARERQTASDATFEIRERQIAELAERPVRVPDGAIGVTIDTGGDGPPSLDPFFAALETAGLIGMLPGEMRHA, from the coding sequence ATGACGGCTTCTCAGTTCGATCCAAAGATGCTGCTCGATCCCGGTATGTATCCGTGGCCGGTGGATGAGGCGCGCCTGATCGAGACGCATATCTCCTGGGTCTATCTGGCCGGGGAGCGAGTGGTCAAACTGAAGCGGCCGGTCGAGCTTGGGTTCGTCGATTTTCGCGATCCGGCCAAACGCAAGCAGGCGTGCGAGGACGAGGTTCGGCTCAATCGCCGTCTCACGACCGATGTCTATCTGGGTGTCGTGCCGGTGACGGAGGCCGGGGTCGATGCGCCGGGCGAGCCGATCGAGTGGGCGGTGGTGATGCGGCGCCTGGACGCCGAGCGGATGTTGGACGCTCTCTTGCGGGAGGGGAAGGCGCCGGACGATCTGGCCGATCGGTTGGCGGATCGGTTGATTCCGTTTCATGCCTCACTCTCGTCATCCCGAGGGGTGCCCTGCCCTGAAGGACAGGGCTACAAGAAGCCAAGGCTCTCCGAGCCTGAGCCGAATGCCTCAAGCGACCATCCTGCGTGTCCCCAGGATTCCCAAACCTATCTGGCCGTCCTGACCGATAACCTCGATCAGGTGGCCAGCGTCGCATCTGACATTTTGGGAGCTGCCCAACTCGGACTGGTCGAACGGTCGATGCGCGGGTTCATGACCGAGCAACGGGAGTTGTTGCATGCGCGCTTCGACACCTGGCTGTGCGAGGGCCACGGCGATCTGCGATGCGAGCATATTTGCCTCGAACCAGACGCCATGCAGATCTACGACTGTGTCGAATTCGAGATTGCCATTCGGTGCGCCGATGTGGCCAGCGATCTTGCGTTTCTGGTCATGGATCTGCGGCGGCTGAGTGCGGGCGAGGTGGGCGACGACCTGTTGGCGCGCTATCAGGAGGCCGGAGTCGAGCTGCCGGGGCCGGTGGTCGATCTCTATGCGGCGCACCGTGCGCTGGTTCGGGCGAAAGTCGCGGCGCTGGAGCGCTCGGGACGCGATGCGGACACCGACCGCGCACGTGCCTTCGAAGCGGCGAGCTATCTCGATATCGCTACCTCGTTCGCCTGTCCTATCCAGCCGATGCTGGTGCTCGTCTCGGGCTTGAGCGGCAGCGGAAAATCGACCGTGGCGGCGGCGATCGCGCGGGCGACCAACGGCATCGTGCTCAGTTCGGATGAAGCGCGCAAGGAGTTGGCCGGGTTGCAGCTGACCGATTCGGCCACGAGCGAGTGGCATCAGGGAATCTACACGCGTGAATGGACCGCGCGGACGTACGACCGATTGCTGGAACGCGCGGTCGAGACGATCGAACGTGGGCGGACAGCGGTTGTGGATGCGACCTTTCTGGACAATGCGCAACGGGAGCGGTTTGCCGAGGCGGTTTCGGTTCGGGGGACGGGTGTTCGGGGAGCACTCGCTGCGGCGAGGAGATCCCTCGGCTTCGCTCGGGATGACGATGCGGGACTCGCTGCGGCGAGGAGATCCCTCGACGTCGCTCGGGATGACGAGGGGGGGCTCGCTGCGGCGAGGGGATCCCTCGACGTCGCTCGGGATGACGAAGGGGGGAGAGATGACGGACGTGGGGGATGTCCCGTCGTCGTCGTCGTCTGGACCGAATTGGATGACGCCACTGCCCGAACGCGCATCGAGCGGCGGGCGCGCGAGCGGCAGACAGCCTCCGATGCGACGTTCGAGATTCGTGAACGACAGATCGCCGAACTTGCCGAACGTCCGGTGCGGGTTCCCGACGGCGCAATTGGGGTAACGATCGACACGGGCGGGGACGGGCCACCGTCGCTCGATCCGTTCTTTGCGGCCTTGGAGACCGCGGGGCTGATCGGGATGTTGCCCGGGGAGATGCGCCATGCCTGA
- a CDS encoding C40 family peptidase gives MAHRAEARRRMLQHARRAIVAVAAGSTLLLSSALPALARELPVITAPSPSSDASTKSPSYLVPTRMIPVGGADGGTVIGFAPAAVDPDALPYGEILAAPAVGPTIVSIAMSYLGYPYVAAGAGPGGFDCSGFTQYVVGLATGIWISHAVEAQPYSAGYFVDYGAWQPGDIIFFQNTYRAGISHAAIYIGDGMIIHAENYESGVTIDSIYSSYYAPRYWGAVRIG, from the coding sequence ATGGCTCACCGCGCCGAGGCGCGGCGTCGCATGTTGCAGCATGCACGTCGTGCAATCGTTGCCGTTGCAGCAGGATCGACCCTGCTGCTCTCCTCCGCGCTTCCAGCGCTCGCCCGTGAACTCCCCGTCATTACCGCCCCAAGTCCATCCTCGGACGCCTCCACCAAGTCTCCGTCCTATCTGGTCCCCACGCGCATGATTCCCGTCGGAGGAGCAGACGGCGGAACCGTCATTGGTTTTGCCCCGGCCGCGGTCGACCCAGACGCGCTTCCGTATGGTGAAATCCTGGCCGCTCCGGCCGTCGGACCCACCATCGTGAGCATCGCGATGTCGTATCTCGGCTATCCCTATGTCGCAGCCGGCGCCGGTCCGGGCGGGTTCGACTGCTCAGGATTCACGCAGTACGTCGTCGGTTTGGCGACCGGCATCTGGATCTCGCACGCGGTCGAGGCGCAACCCTATTCGGCGGGATACTTCGTCGACTATGGCGCGTGGCAGCCGGGCGACATCATCTTCTTCCAGAACACGTATCGCGCCGGCATCTCGCACGCCGCGATCTACATCGGCGACGGCATGATCATCCACGCCGAGAACTACGAATCCGGCGTGACGATCGACAGCATCTACTCCTCCTACTACGCCCCCCGCTACTGGGGCGCCGTCCGGATCGGGTAG
- a CDS encoding VOC family protein — protein sequence MAYRFTLETPLAYSSEAEIAITKAPATQIVTNRTSFAGGWDEPRTALTVSAPDLRVIGTLFDWLNTVEPKPDLRFVFYSGRRVHLADYDEGSLIAAIRHDQPWVDHSIPKIGDHIAQPWIGPEASRGQAIVNAAIAGDREAFMEESIVVVEEPRVVIESVNYMAINVTDLPKAEKFYNDLLGLEVVARTKSDEMGAYRLLPADYDPVTAVMNDEMADDAFLRNGALLIALHRVGRGARVERTLVDRVSIRVDGETFNRLRGQALMRNYESLGGGQTYFAFRDPYGVPWEVTMAGALPEVIYTSLSEVLSDAR from the coding sequence ATGGCGTACCGGTTTACGCTGGAAACTCCGCTGGCATACTCATCCGAAGCGGAAATCGCCATCACCAAGGCTCCGGCCACGCAGATCGTGACCAACCGCACCTCCTTTGCCGGTGGGTGGGACGAGCCTCGCACTGCGCTCACCGTCTCTGCCCCCGATCTTCGGGTCATCGGCACGCTGTTCGACTGGCTGAATACCGTCGAGCCCAAGCCGGATCTGCGCTTCGTCTTCTATAGCGGCCGCCGGGTTCACCTGGCCGACTATGACGAGGGGTCGCTCATTGCCGCGATTCGGCACGATCAGCCGTGGGTCGATCATTCGATTCCCAAGATCGGCGATCACATTGCCCAGCCATGGATTGGCCCGGAAGCAAGCCGTGGCCAAGCAATCGTCAACGCCGCCATCGCGGGAGATAGGGAAGCATTCATGGAAGAGTCGATCGTCGTCGTCGAAGAACCACGCGTCGTCATCGAGTCGGTCAATTACATGGCCATCAATGTGACCGACCTCCCGAAAGCCGAGAAGTTTTACAACGACCTGCTGGGGCTCGAGGTCGTGGCGCGCACCAAGTCGGACGAGATGGGCGCCTACCGCTTGCTGCCGGCCGATTACGATCCGGTGACCGCGGTGATGAACGACGAAATGGCAGACGATGCCTTTCTGCGCAATGGCGCGTTGCTGATCGCGTTGCACCGGGTGGGTCGCGGGGCGCGGGTCGAGCGCACGCTGGTGGACCGGGTTTCGATCCGCGTCGACGGCGAGACGTTCAACCGGTTGCGCGGCCAGGCGCTGATGCGGAACTACGAGAGCCTGGGTGGCGGGCAGACCTATTTTGCCTTCCGCGATCCCTATGGTGTGCCCTGGGAGGTCACCATGGCCGGCGCGCTGCCGGAGGTGATCTACACCTCGCTCAGCGAAGTGCTCTCCGATGCTCGATGA
- a CDS encoding acetate/propionate family kinase → MPERTVLTVNTGSSSLKAAVFDADELADRHMTALVEHIGHASALRVTSGAGDTLANEPVTARDHGEALAALLDWMRRNGEIDPLVAIGHRLVHGGPNYSAPQLIDDAMVAAIEQLIPFAPNHLPQALAAIATTRNTFPDLPQAACFDTAFHRTMPPVAQRYPLPPEFERDGVIRYGFHGLSYASIVEQLGDDLPPRAIVAHLGNGASMAALRKGKSVDTTMGFTPLGGLMMGTRAGDLDPGLMLYLLQQTGRSIDEVADLVTNQAGLRGVSQRSADMKTLLDHEADDAQTAIALELYVYLARKQLGALLAVLGGIDLLVFTGGIGEHAAEIRERICRDFAYAGITIDPEKNKSNSERSRDPSASLGMTSFTVRKIGTEISYDDAPVRVMVLPSDEERMIARDTITLIQREGTA, encoded by the coding sequence ATGCCTGAGCGTACGGTGCTGACGGTCAATACCGGTTCGTCCAGCCTGAAAGCCGCGGTTTTCGACGCGGACGAGCTGGCCGACCGGCACATGACGGCGCTGGTGGAGCACATCGGGCACGCATCCGCATTGCGTGTGACCAGCGGAGCGGGGGATACGCTGGCGAACGAACCGGTGACAGCCAGGGATCATGGCGAGGCGCTCGCCGCGTTGCTCGATTGGATGAGGCGCAACGGCGAGATCGATCCGCTGGTCGCCATTGGGCATCGCCTGGTGCATGGCGGTCCCAACTATTCCGCGCCGCAGTTGATCGATGACGCAATGGTGGCCGCCATCGAGCAGTTGATCCCGTTCGCGCCGAATCATCTCCCGCAAGCGCTCGCGGCCATCGCCACCACCCGGAACACCTTCCCCGATCTGCCGCAGGCGGCCTGTTTCGACACCGCCTTTCACCGCACCATGCCGCCCGTCGCGCAGCGCTATCCCTTGCCGCCCGAGTTCGAGCGGGATGGCGTCATCCGCTACGGGTTTCATGGCTTGAGTTACGCCTCGATCGTGGAGCAGCTTGGCGACGACCTGCCGCCGCGTGCCATCGTGGCGCATCTGGGCAATGGCGCCAGCATGGCCGCGCTGCGGAAGGGGAAGAGCGTCGACACCACCATGGGATTCACCCCGCTCGGCGGTTTGATGATGGGTACGCGCGCGGGCGATCTCGACCCTGGGCTGATGCTCTATCTTCTGCAACAAACCGGCCGGAGCATTGACGAGGTGGCCGATCTGGTGACCAATCAGGCCGGGTTGCGCGGAGTGTCGCAACGCTCCGCCGACATGAAAACCCTGCTCGATCACGAAGCCGACGATGCCCAGACCGCCATTGCGCTCGAACTCTATGTCTACCTGGCGCGCAAGCAGCTGGGAGCGTTGCTGGCGGTGCTGGGGGGAATCGATCTGCTGGTCTTTACCGGCGGCATCGGCGAGCACGCGGCCGAGATTCGGGAGCGGATCTGCCGCGATTTCGCCTATGCCGGGATCACAATCGATCCGGAGAAGAACAAATCGAACTCGGAACGGTCAAGAGATCCCTCGGCGTCGCTCGGGATGACGAGCTTTACTGTGAGGAAAATAGGTACGGAAATTTCGTATGACGATGCTCCTGTGCGCGTCATGGTGCTCCCGTCCGACGAGGAGCGCATGATCGCGCGGGATACGATAACGCTCATTCAACGGGAGGGAACAGCATGA